The following coding sequences are from one Cyanobium sp. AMD-g window:
- a CDS encoding low molecular weight protein-tyrosine-phosphatase has product MTTPAEPPAAALAMAHPTSLLFVCLGNICRSPAAEGVFLHLIALQGLEGVFRVDSAGTGDWHVGRPADARMRDAAARRGIALPSRARQITADDLGRFDHVLTMDRQNLTAVRGLAGPGASAQITPITRYCSRHSIEEVPDPYYGGEEGFDRVLDLLEDACGGLLEALMAVRAGG; this is encoded by the coding sequence ATGACCACCCCCGCTGAACCGCCCGCCGCCGCCCTCGCCATGGCACACCCCACCAGCCTCCTGTTCGTCTGCCTCGGCAACATCTGCCGCTCCCCGGCCGCCGAGGGCGTGTTCCTGCATCTGATCGCCCTCCAGGGCCTGGAGGGCGTCTTCCGGGTGGATTCCGCCGGCACCGGCGACTGGCACGTGGGACGGCCCGCCGACGCGCGCATGCGCGATGCCGCCGCCCGGCGCGGCATCGCCCTGCCCAGCAGGGCCCGCCAGATCACGGCCGACGACCTGGGCCGCTTCGATCACGTGCTGACGATGGATCGGCAGAACCTGACGGCGGTGCGGGGCCTGGCCGGGCCTGGGGCCTCCGCCCAGATCACCCCCATCACCCGGTACTGCAGCCGCCACAGCATCGAAGAAGTGCCCGATCCCTACTACGGCGGTGAGGAGGGCTTCGATCGGGTGCTCGACCTGCTGGAGGACGCCTGTGGGGGCTTGCTCGAGGCCCTGATGGCTGTACGGGCGGGGGGCTAG
- a CDS encoding HEAT repeat domain-containing protein, with protein MTAASGDSRLAADRIRAFEQAGSAEELVVATRRLIACDDPLATVPQLVQVLGFNNPGAAVAAVDGLIALGPAAVGPLLANLDAHNYGARAWAVRALAGIGDTRGLDVLEDALATDVGPSVRRAAARGLGALRLETLAEAERQEVRERCLGALESGRGDGEWVVRYAVAVGLEGLALPLPPAHPHRDRAEASLGQLQDPEREDTLVVRLRAGVALQRLNAR; from the coding sequence ATGACGGCCGCAAGCGGAGATTCCAGGCTCGCGGCCGATCGCATCCGGGCCTTCGAGCAGGCCGGCAGCGCCGAGGAGCTGGTGGTGGCCACCCGCCGGCTGATCGCCTGCGACGACCCGCTGGCCACCGTGCCCCAGCTGGTCCAGGTGCTGGGCTTCAACAATCCGGGAGCCGCCGTGGCCGCCGTGGATGGGTTGATCGCCCTGGGTCCGGCCGCCGTGGGACCGTTGCTGGCCAATCTCGATGCCCACAACTACGGCGCCCGGGCCTGGGCCGTGCGGGCCCTGGCGGGGATCGGCGACACCCGTGGGCTGGACGTGCTCGAGGACGCCCTGGCCACGGACGTCGGCCCCAGCGTGCGCCGGGCCGCCGCCCGGGGTCTGGGGGCCCTGCGGCTGGAGACCCTGGCCGAGGCGGAACGGCAGGAGGTGCGCGAGCGCTGCCTGGGGGCCCTTGAGAGCGGCCGCGGGGATGGCGAGTGGGTCGTGCGCTACGCCGTGGCGGTGGGCCTCGAGGGCCTGGCCCTGCCCCTGCCCCCGGCCCATCCCCACAGGGATCGGGCCGAGGCAAGCCTGGGACAACTCCAGGATCCGGAGCGGGAGGACACGCTGGTGGTGCGGCTGCGGGCCGGCGTGGCCCTCCAGCGGCTGAACGCCCGATGA